The genomic interval TCTCTTTGCCCTGACGCGTTTTGCCCACCGGGGCGGCCTTCGCCGCTGGGCGCGGGGCTTTGCCCGTGCCTGCTGGCGGCGCGCCTGCCTTGCCTCGTCCGGATCGTGCCTTCGGGGCGGCCTTGGGCGCGGCACGGGGGGCCTTGTCTTTGCCCGCTCCCGGAGCGCCTGCTTTGCCCGTGCCTCGCCCTGATTGTGCCTTTGCGGCGGCCTTCGCCGCTGGGCGCGGGGCCTTGCCCGTGCCTGCTGGCGGAGCGCCTGTCTTGCCCTTGTCTCGCCCGGCCTGACCCTTGGGAGCGGCCTTCGCCGTCGCGCGGGGCCGTCCGCTCTTCGCGGCGCGGCCCCTGCCCTCCGGTTTGTCCGGGCGGGAGGTGGTTTCCTCCTCCTGGTCCGGCTCAGGTTCTTCGTCGGCCTCGACGGCGCTGTCCCGGGCATGGCCGCCCTTGCCGCCCGGCGTGTCGTCGCCGTTGCCGCCGCGTGGATTGAGGTACGCCACGGAGGCCACCTGGTCGCCCGGCTCCAGCTTCATGACGGTCACGCCCTGGGCGTTGCGACCCGTGATGCGGATCTCGTCGAGCGTCGTCCGGATGACGATGCCCTTTTCGGAGATGAGCATGATGTCATGCTCGCGCTCCACTACGAGGCTGGCGGCGACCTTGCCGGTCTTGTCCGTGACCTTGAAGGTCAGGATGCCTTTGCCGCCGCGGTGCTGCGTCTTGTAGCGGTTCAGGTCCGTCAGCTTGCCGAACCCCTTGTAGGAGAGAGTCAGCAGGTAGGAGTCCGGCTGGATGATGTCCATGGACATGACGGTGTCGTTCGGGTCCAGGCGGATGCCCCGGACGCCGCCAGCTGTTCGGCTGCGCGAGCGCACGTCATTCGTGGAGAAGCGGATGGACTGGCCGCGCTCCGTCGTGATGATGACCTCGTCGGCGGGCCTGCCCAGCTTCACCGAGACGAGTTCGTCGCCCTTTTCCAGGTTCATGGCGATGAGACCGCTGCCCCGAATGTTGTGGAAGCGGGACAGCGACGACCTCTTGATCTCGCCCTTGCGCGTGCAGAAGATGATGGAGCGGCCGATGGTTGATGTCTCCACCTCTTCCACTTCGGCCTCCGCCTCCGCGACGGCGCCCGCCGTCGCGGGGAGCGCAGGCGCGGGGAGCACGGGCGCCGCGCCCTCGGTCAGCGGCGCTTCCGCTGACGTCACTTCGGTCGTTGCCGTCTCGCCCGCGGGACCCTTCATCTCGTCCGGCGGCACGGCGATGATGGCCGTCACGCGCTCGTTCTCTTCCAGCTTGATGAAGTTGACCAGCGGCAGGCCCTTGGCCGTGCGCGACTGCTCGTGCGGCAGGTCAAAGCACTTCAGTTTGAAGACGCGTCCCCTGTTGGTGAAGAACAGTACGATGTCATGCGTATCCGCCACCTCCAGGTGCTGGATGACGTCCTGCTCCCGCGCCACGGTCCCGATGATGCCCCGGCCGCCCCGGTGCTGCAGGCGGAACGTGGTCACGGGCAGACGCTTGATGTAGCCGCGGTTGCTCAGGGTGATGACCACGTCCTGGTGCGGGATGAGGTCTTCAAAGCGGAACTCTTTGACCTCGTCCTCGGTGATCTCGGTGCGGCGCTCGTCGCCATACTCCTTCTTGAGCTCCACCACCTCTGCCCGTGCCTCTGCCAGGATTTTCCTGGGGTCGGCCAGCAGCGTTTCAAGGGCGGCGATGGTCTTGACAAGCTCGGCGTGCTCGTCCTGGATCTTCTTCCGCTCCAGGGCCGCAAGCCTGCGGAGCTGCATGTCCAGGATGGCCTGCGCCTGCACCTGGTCCAGGCCGAACCGCTGGATGAGGTTGGCGCGGGCGGTCTCGACGTCCGGCGACTCGCGGATGGTCTTGATGACCGCGTCAAGCTGGTCGAGGGCCAGCAGCAGTCCTAGCAGGATGTGGTCGCGCTCACGGGCCTTGCGCAGTTCGAACTCGGACCGGCGGCGTACAACGACCTGCCGGAACTCGATGTAGTGGTGCAGGAGCTGGCGCAGGTTAAGGACGCGGGGCGCACCGTCCACCAGCGCGAGCATGTTGATGAAGAAGGTGGACTGCATGGCTGTATGCTTGTACAGGTTGTTCAGCACCTGCTCCGGCTGCGCCTCCCGCTTCAGCTCCACCACGACGCGCATGCCCTCGCGGTCGGACTCGTCCCGCACCTCGCTGATGCCATCAACCTTCTTGTCCTTGACCAGCTCGGCGATCTTCTCCACAAGGGACGCTTTGTTGATCTGGTACGGGATTTCGGTGATGATGATGGACTTGCGGTTCCGCTGCTCCTCCACGATATCGGCGCGGGCGCGGACGAGGACGCGGCCATGACCGGTGGCGTAGGCGTTCTGGATGCCGGAGCGGCCCATGATGATGGCGCCCGTGGGGAAGTCCGGCCCTTTGATGAACTGGACCAGTTCGTCCACCGGCGCGTCCGGGTTGTCAATCAGGTGGAGGATGCCGTCGCAGACCTCGCTCAGGTTGTGCGGCGGGATGCTGGTGGCCATGCCGACGGCTATGCCCGCGGCGCCGTTCACCAGCAGGTTCGGCAGGCGGGCGGGCAGGACAAGCGGCTCCTCCAGCGAATCGTCGAAGTTGGTGGAGAAGTTGACCGTCTCCTTTTCGATGTCAACGAGCATCTCATCGGCGATGCGCCCCATCCGGGCCTCGGTGTAACGCATGGCCGCCGGCGGGTCGTTGTCAATGCTGCCAAAGTTGCCCTGGCCGTCCACCAGCGGGTAGCGCATGGTGAAGTCCTGGGCCAGGCGGACCAGAGCGTCGTAAACCGGGGCGTCGCCGTGGGGATGGTACTTGCCGAGCACCTCGCCCACGATACGCGCGCATTTCTTGTAAGTGGAGTTGGGGCGCAGCCCCAGCTCGTGCATGGCGAAGAGGATGCGGCGCTGGACGGGCTTGAGGCCGTCGCGGACATCGGGCAGGGCCCGCGACACGATGACGCTCATGGCGTAGTCCAGGTAGGCGCTGCGCATCTCCTCTTCAATGCGCACGGGCCGTATGTTTGAGGGTGCGGTGGTCATGACGCCTCCTCCTGCGCCGATCAAAAACACATGGTCAAGCGATTATTGCAGCCTATTGTACCGGATAGCGACGGTTTTCACAAGTGTTTTGAACGCCGTCCGAAGAACGCCTTGGGACGGGTGTGTCAGGCTGCCTGGCTATTCCGGAGAGGCGGTGTCTTCAGGAGGGAGCAGCGCGTCCACCTGCGGGAGCGGCAACTGGATGCCGAGCTTTCGCGCCAGCAGCATGGCGCCCTGCACGCCCTGGTCACGGTAGTTGTTGTTGAACAGGGCGTACGTCGCGCTGGAGCGCTCGGCCAGGGCGCGCACCACGGGCGCCAGCTCGTCCATGTCATCCGGCGAGTACCAGTAGTTGAAGCGCTCCCAGGACGCCTCCTTTGACCCGCTCCACGTCTCCTTGTTGCGCCCGTGGAACCGGATGTACGCCACGTCCGTGGTCACCTCCGGCACGAGCGGGACCGACTCACCCTTGACCTGCGGCTCGTCGGCCACGACGTGCGTCAGCGCGTGCTGGCGCAGGAAGGCGAGGGTGGCTTCTTTCTCGGAGGGTGAGAACCAGGCGTCGTTGCGGAACTCCACGGCCAGCCGGTAGTCCGGCAGGTGGGCTTTGCACAGCAGGATGTGCTCGCGGCTCCTCTCCCCAGGAGTCACCCAGTTGGGGAACTGGAACAGCACAAGGCCCAGCTTGCCCGTATCGTGCAGGGGCCGGAGCGCGGCGCTGAACCGCCGCCAGAGCTCGTCAGCGACGTCGCGGGGAAGGTCGCGGTAGTAGATGCGCGCCTTGTCGGTGGGCGGCATGTGTGTCAACAGGTCGCGCGGTAGCGCGGCGTGCTCCAGCCAGTGGCCGGTGAACGCGCGGAACGCCTTGACGTGAAAGAGGAATTCCGGTGGCGTCCTCTCGACCCAGAGCTGCGCGGCGCCGACGGACGGCAGGGCGTAGTACGACGAGTCCGCCTCCACGTGCGGGAAGACGCCGGCGTACCAGCGCAGACGCGCCTCCGCCGACATCTTCGTTTGCGGGTAGAAGCGGCCCGATTCGATGAGCGTCCTGTCCGTCCAGGAGCAGAGGCCGATGAGGATACGTCCCATGCAAACTTCCTAATAGCGCTGCATGATGCAGGGGCGGTCTCATCATACAATCGCGCGCCAGACCTGTCCCGCCGGCGACGGACCGGGACCCGCACCGGATAGCGTCGGGGAAGCCTGGCTCGTAACGGCCCTTCTACCACTTGACGGAACACAATCGTCTTGTGCTATTATGACACGGATCTAGACGGTTGTAGAACGGTGTTTGTTCTAAGCGCGGCTGTTTGGTCAGACGCGCAGTGGGAGGGTTCAAAATGCGCACGTACTCTGTGTTTCCACGGGTCAAAGGCC from Dehalococcoidia bacterium carries:
- a CDS encoding DUF72 domain-containing protein — its product is MGRILIGLCSWTDRTLIESGRFYPQTKMSAEARLRWYAGVFPHVEADSSYYALPSVGAAQLWVERTPPEFLFHVKAFRAFTGHWLEHAALPRDLLTHMPPTDKARIYYRDLPRDVADELWRRFSAALRPLHDTGKLGLVLFQFPNWVTPGERSREHILLCKAHLPDYRLAVEFRNDAWFSPSEKEATLAFLRQHALTHVVADEPQVKGESVPLVPEVTTDVAYIRFHGRNKETWSGSKEASWERFNYWYSPDDMDELAPVVRALAERSSATYALFNNNYRDQGVQGAMLLARKLGIQLPLPQVDALLPPEDTASPE
- the gyrA gene encoding DNA gyrase subunit A, whose protein sequence is MTTAPSNIRPVRIEEEMRSAYLDYAMSVIVSRALPDVRDGLKPVQRRILFAMHELGLRPNSTYKKCARIVGEVLGKYHPHGDAPVYDALVRLAQDFTMRYPLVDGQGNFGSIDNDPPAAMRYTEARMGRIADEMLVDIEKETVNFSTNFDDSLEEPLVLPARLPNLLVNGAAGIAVGMATSIPPHNLSEVCDGILHLIDNPDAPVDELVQFIKGPDFPTGAIIMGRSGIQNAYATGHGRVLVRARADIVEEQRNRKSIIITEIPYQINKASLVEKIAELVKDKKVDGISEVRDESDREGMRVVVELKREAQPEQVLNNLYKHTAMQSTFFINMLALVDGAPRVLNLRQLLHHYIEFRQVVVRRRSEFELRKARERDHILLGLLLALDQLDAVIKTIRESPDVETARANLIQRFGLDQVQAQAILDMQLRRLAALERKKIQDEHAELVKTIAALETLLADPRKILAEARAEVVELKKEYGDERRTEITEDEVKEFRFEDLIPHQDVVITLSNRGYIKRLPVTTFRLQHRGGRGIIGTVAREQDVIQHLEVADTHDIVLFFTNRGRVFKLKCFDLPHEQSRTAKGLPLVNFIKLEENERVTAIIAVPPDEMKGPAGETATTEVTSAEAPLTEGAAPVLPAPALPATAGAVAEAEAEVEEVETSTIGRSIIFCTRKGEIKRSSLSRFHNIRGSGLIAMNLEKGDELVSVKLGRPADEVIITTERGQSIRFSTNDVRSRSRTAGGVRGIRLDPNDTVMSMDIIQPDSYLLTLSYKGFGKLTDLNRYKTQHRGGKGILTFKVTDKTGKVAASLVVEREHDIMLISEKGIVIRTTLDEIRITGRNAQGVTVMKLEPGDQVASVAYLNPRGGNGDDTPGGKGGHARDSAVEADEEPEPDQEEETTSRPDKPEGRGRAAKSGRPRATAKAAPKGQAGRDKGKTGAPPAGTGKAPRPAAKAAAKAQSGRGTGKAGAPGAGKDKAPRAAPKAAPKARSGRGKAGAPPAGTGKAPRPAAKAAPVGKTRQGKEKASAPARRGAGRTPPDKTTTKATRKKQ